From one Humulus lupulus chromosome 8, drHumLupu1.1, whole genome shotgun sequence genomic stretch:
- the LOC133794043 gene encoding 16 kDa phloem protein 1-like isoform X1 encodes MATGTMEVLLVNAKGLGDTDFIGDMDPYVLIQFKGQECKSIVARGQGSNPSWNEKFSFRAEYPGSGDNFKLILKILDKDTFSADDFIGQATIYVEDLLALGAENGAAELHTRKYSVISADQTYRGEIQVGVTFTIKGEAKNDGGKFGGWRESNF; translated from the exons ATGGCAACTGGAACTATGGAGGtcttgcttgtgaatgcaaagggtCTTGGAGACACTGATTTCATTG GTGACATGGATCCTTATGTACTGATTCAATTCAAAGGGCAAGAGTGTAAGAGCATAGTAGCCAGAG GACAGGGCAGTAACCCATCATGGAACGAAAAATTCAGCTTTAGGGCAGAGTATCCAGGTTCTGGAGACAACTTCAAGCTCATCCTCAAAATTCTGGACAAGGACACTTTCTCGGCTGATGATTTCATCGGCCAAGCTAC GATCTATGTGGAGGATTTATTGGCATTAGGAGCTGAGAATGGAGCTGCTGAATTACATACTCGCAAATACAGTGTCATCAGCGCGGACCAAACTTATCGAGGAGAGATTCAAGTTGGTGTAACTTTCACCATCAAG GGAGAAGCGAAAAATGATGGAGGAAAGTTCGGAGGATGGAGGGAAAGCAATTTCTAG
- the LOC133794043 gene encoding 16 kDa phloem protein 1-like isoform X2, translated as MATGTMEVLLVNAKGLGDTDFIGQGSNPSWNEKFSFRAEYPGSGDNFKLILKILDKDTFSADDFIGQATIYVEDLLALGAENGAAELHTRKYSVISADQTYRGEIQVGVTFTIKGEAKNDGGKFGGWRESNF; from the exons ATGGCAACTGGAACTATGGAGGtcttgcttgtgaatgcaaagggtCTTGGAGACACTGATTTCATTG GACAGGGCAGTAACCCATCATGGAACGAAAAATTCAGCTTTAGGGCAGAGTATCCAGGTTCTGGAGACAACTTCAAGCTCATCCTCAAAATTCTGGACAAGGACACTTTCTCGGCTGATGATTTCATCGGCCAAGCTAC GATCTATGTGGAGGATTTATTGGCATTAGGAGCTGAGAATGGAGCTGCTGAATTACATACTCGCAAATACAGTGTCATCAGCGCGGACCAAACTTATCGAGGAGAGATTCAAGTTGGTGTAACTTTCACCATCAAG GGAGAAGCGAAAAATGATGGAGGAAAGTTCGGAGGATGGAGGGAAAGCAATTTCTAG